CGTTTCAAAGCCAATGCCTCGCATGAGCGTTGCCTGGAGTTGGCAAATCAGTCGCGTGGCGAAGATGAAGAAGGCTATCGCAGGGAATTCATCAGCCTGGTTGAAAAGAGCAAAGATTTGTTAAGGAAAAATGGTTAAAGAGAGGTTTGGACAGGAAACCTTGCGGGGCTTTTCAAAAACTGCCGGGGGATTATGGGAAACCGCTTGATCGAGGAGCAATTGATGGGAAGGCGGTTGATTGAATTACCGTGTCGGATGAGATGCCAATATATGCTGGCACATTTCGATGCCGCGTCGGGCGCGTGATTGATAACTTTCGGGCGGGTTCATTTTCAAAGCATTCTCGAAAAGTTTCAACGCCCGGCTTCTATCATAAGCCGAAAGCGCCGCTTCGCCGCCCTGCACACAGGCTCTCGCGGCAAGCGCGTCCTGCGTGTTGGTATCAGCCAATCGTTCGTATTCGATGGCGGCTTCGCGGTTTCTCCCGGTAGCGCGCAGGTAATCGCAAATCATCATCCAGTTGCTCGTGGTGATTTGCGGTTGCAACTGGGCTGATGAAAGCACGCTGAGTAAATCCATGTAAACCAGAAGCGCCGCATTTTTATCGCCCGCTAACAGATATTGATTAATCAGTCTGTCTGAACAGTAGTTGAATTGCTGAAAATCACCGATCAGTTTGCTGGTGTGCGCCAGCAATTTGATCGCTTCGCTGTCGTAAGGATTGGTGACGACATAGTATTTTAATTTGTACTGCGCTTTGAGAGCTTCGCCGCGTTGTAACATCTCCATTGCCTGAACCACCACAGGGCTGGCGATGGTTTCGCCATCATCATTTTTTACCACAGGTTGCAGGGCATAATTGCGCACCTCCAGTTTTTTCTTGATCGGGTTGAACGATTCATAAATCAAGGCAAAGAAAACCCCGAAGAAAAATCCCGAAACGTGCGCAAGATAAGCCACGCCACCCATCGCCTCTTTATCGATTCTTGAGGTAATCAATGACGAGTAATCGGCGATGAAATATAAACCTAAAACGATATAAGCCGGGATGCGAATGATGCCGAAGGGTTTCTTTTTCATCAGCAGAAAAAAGATGGCAAGCGGTATCGAGAGCCAGCCGACTTTGATTCGGGTTTTCGACATTGACGCGGCAAACGCCCCCATCACGCCGCTGATTGCCCCCGATGCGCCGATCAATGGCAGGTGGTCGGGTTTGATTAAATAAGGCAAACAGGCGCACCAACCGATGAAGATATAAAAAACGATAAACAGTCCGCGTCCCCAGCGTTCTTCCAACGCGCCGCCCAGCGCAAAAAAGAAAAGCATATTGCCGACCAGATGCATGATGCCGCCATGCATGAACATATGGGTGATGAGTTGCGGGAATTTCCATTTTCCATTTGGCGCAAGTCCGAATTGGTAATAGACATGCTCAGACACGGCTTTTTCATAACTTGCGAATTCGCTATTGAATTTTTCCACCAGCGCATCGGCTCGGCTTTTACCGAAACTTCGGATGGCGGTTTGTTCATCAATCAGGTCAACCGAATAACTGTCTTCTTCAGTAACCAGGCGGTTATTTTGAACCCAACCGGCATCCACTAACTTTTGTTTCACCGCGTTAATGGCGAGCAACCCCGGGTCTCTCTGGAGAATGTCAATAACCCGATTTCTGGCTTTCTCAATCTGGGTGTCCTGCCAGTCGGCAAACGGCATGGTGAGGGTAAAAGCGACGACGTTTAAAATAATGATGATGCCCGTAACCAACGGCAATTTTTTGAGACTCAGGCGATCATTTCCCAACGGAATGCAGGTGAACAGCATTTGAAAAATGATGATGAGGAGAGTGATTAATGAAAAAAGACTTTCCATAAACGATCACACGACGAATTAAAAAATGCTTGCTCAATACCGGTTCGTCTCGTCGCTAATTCACAAAGGTATTTTTCACGCGCAACGATTTATTGAAATACGATACCCAGAGGGCGCAGGAACTCACGGCAAAAACCAGCGACGGAACTTCGGAATCGCCCGATGTAGGGGGCGCAATCGGCTCGTATAAAAATTTTAATAACAGAATGTCGAGGGTGATGATAACTACCTGAATGAACAGGAGGACAACGTACAATTTTGGCGCGTTGGCTTTTTTGCGGAAAAAGCGGATGGCGACATAAATCGAAAACCCCACCATGAAAAGATTGGCAAGGAGTTCAAAGCCGACAATCGGTCTCAGTTGGACATAAGCGCGCAACCCGATATTGGCAATGATGGCTTCAGCCGCTCCGAAAAAAGCCAGACAGCCAAATGCCCCGAATAAAGCAATCAGCGGTCGCAGAACGATACCGATTGCCGGAAGAATCAACCAGCCGCCAAGCCCGCTAAGTTCGGATTGCTGCGTCCATTGTGTGGGTGGCGTGGCTGCGTAAGCCGGCGGTTGCCCGTATCCCGCAACATATGCCGGAACCATTTGCGGATTTTGCCACTGTTGTTGAGGCGCAGGGGTTGGTTGCGAATAATAGTGCGGCGCTTGCGGATAATATTGCGGCGGTGGCGCTTGCCACTGTTGATTCAATGGCGCACTTGGCGGTTGAACCGTTTGTTGACCCGGATTCGGGGTTGCCGGTTCGTTGCCTTGCCAGATGGAAGGCAGCGGTTGCGAAGCTTGCGTTTGGAGCGGTTGATTTGGTGGCGGCGCTTGCCAGGCTTGCGGATTCACGTATGGATAATTCGGCGGCATTTGAGGATTTGTGCCCTGCCAGTTTGCTGGCGGCACCGGCGCAGGTGATTGAGGTGAACTTGCCGGTGATGAATAGAATGGCGGTGGACTACTCAGCAACTGACCACAGCGTCTGCACTCCTGTGCAGTAACAAAATTAACCAGTCCACAACTGGCACATTTCACATTTGCCATGATGGTCTACCTTTGCGGGTTCTGGTTTGCGCGTATGCTGACAGGAGTTACCAGAATGCCGTTGACAAGCAAAATGATGAGGGCAGAATGCTTTGACGACGTATCTATAACTTATCAAAGGTTTGCTTATCTTCAAGACTAAATTTCAAACCCTGCCGCTCACTAAGAAGCAAGAAATGCCGGCATAGATTAAGTTTTCTCAAGATAACGGAACCAACGAAAATAACCGAACCAACGGAAAACTAATTTTTGTTCATTCCGCTTTTATGCGGTTGGTTCGGTGGTTAATCAGGTTTCCGGCGATGGGGGAGACAATCAGCAAAACCCGCTTGTCTCATCGCCGGTTATCAGGCAAACTGCGCTATTTGAAAGTCAAACTCCACACGGCAAGAGGCGAAATGAAAAAGAACTTATCTTTGCTTATGATTCTGGCAATGC
This genomic window from Acidobacteriota bacterium contains:
- a CDS encoding rhomboid family intramembrane serine protease, with the translated sequence MESLFSLITLLIIIFQMLFTCIPLGNDRLSLKKLPLVTGIIIILNVVAFTLTMPFADWQDTQIEKARNRVIDILQRDPGLLAINAVKQKLVDAGWVQNNRLVTEEDSYSVDLIDEQTAIRSFGKSRADALVEKFNSEFASYEKAVSEHVYYQFGLAPNGKWKFPQLITHMFMHGGIMHLVGNMLFFFALGGALEERWGRGLFIVFYIFIGWCACLPYLIKPDHLPLIGASGAISGVMGAFAASMSKTRIKVGWLSIPLAIFFLLMKKKPFGIIRIPAYIVLGLYFIADYSSLITSRIDKEAMGGVAYLAHVSGFFFGVFFALIYESFNPIKKKLEVRNYALQPVVKNDDGETIASPVVVQAMEMLQRGEALKAQYKLKYYVVTNPYDSEAIKLLAHTSKLIGDFQQFNYCSDRLINQYLLAGDKNAALLVYMDLLSVLSSAQLQPQITTSNWMMICDYLRATGRNREAAIEYERLADTNTQDALAARACVQGGEAALSAYDRSRALKLFENALKMNPPESYQSRARRGIEMCQHILASHPTR
- a CDS encoding DUF2569 family protein; the encoded protein is MANVKCASCGLVNFVTAQECRRCGQLLSSPPPFYSSPASSPQSPAPVPPANWQGTNPQMPPNYPYVNPQAWQAPPPNQPLQTQASQPLPSIWQGNEPATPNPGQQTVQPPSAPLNQQWQAPPPQYYPQAPHYYSQPTPAPQQQWQNPQMVPAYVAGYGQPPAYAATPPTQWTQQSELSGLGGWLILPAIGIVLRPLIALFGAFGCLAFFGAAEAIIANIGLRAYVQLRPIVGFELLANLFMVGFSIYVAIRFFRKKANAPKLYVVLLFIQVVIITLDILLLKFLYEPIAPPTSGDSEVPSLVFAVSSCALWVSYFNKSLRVKNTFVN